Part of the Lolium rigidum isolate FL_2022 chromosome 6, APGP_CSIRO_Lrig_0.1, whole genome shotgun sequence genome, GAGAGATCGAGCAGCAAAGTTGCAGAGAAGGAGACGACCACAAGTGTTGCCCAACTTAAGTACTTATCGTAGACATGCAGACATGTGATGGCACAAGTGTTGCCATGGACACACCACCTCGTTCAGAATGTTGCACCGCAGAGGAGACACATGGACAAGAGGGGAAGAGTTCTACAAGCTCGTCTGTCCACTGCATTGCCAGTTCGCGTCACAACATGCTTGGACTCTATACCGGGCAGCAGTTTGAGGTCAGGTTTCGTGTCTCACGGCCGGCCCCAGACAAAAACGTAAGGGAAAAAATAATGCTGAATTAGACGGTGGCGCCGACGGCGGCGCTGGCGAGTCTGGAGGAGCCGTAGAGCGTCTCCTCGAACCGGATGATCTCGTTCTTGGACCCGTAGGCCACCTGGGTCCGCTCGTCGAGCTGGGTGATCACCTTGTCCAGCACCGACTGCTTGCCGTCGCTGCTGTGCCCGCCGGCCTTCTCGATCAGGAACCCCAGCGGCGCCACCTCGAACAGCAGCCGCAGCTTCGCCTTGGCCGTGGGCGACGTCACGTTGGTGAAGATGCCCTTCTCCTTCACGATGATCTGCATACATCATCGAACACATCCATTCAGACTCACGCACTGAAAAAACTCAGTGCAATGGAGTGTATGCAGGGAAATCTATGGAAGCAAAGCTCGTTCGCTACGTATGTCCCAGTCGACAGCACGGCCTTGCTTAAAGCAGACGCTGGTACAGGCTTAAATAGTTCGATCGCATGGGCTCGCGGTGGAACAACAGTTCGTGCCACTCACAGCTGCGAGCACCCAGCCAAATTTTCTTGTTCCCAAAAGTTACATTGCATTGTCTGAAAGACTGTATCTCTTTGGCGCGAAAGGTGTTGAAGTGGAACTGACATGACTGATTGATCATGGAGGTGTTCAGTGTTGCGTCGAACAGGCACTCCTGATCATCAATCCGATCATCGGTACTGAAATCTACAGTCATCCCATGCATTTCGGTGTACCATATATCATTAATTattagttttgagaaggaagcatTTTGTTGGGTCTTTGCAAATTTCAGTGCACCATGGTAACTGATTTACCATAAAGGTGTTCTCAACGCTGGATCGCGTAACATTTGTGGTTTCTGAAGATGTGAGCATGACTGGTAATAACTGAAGAGCTGTTGATATACGTACCTGGTTGACATCAGGAACCATTCCTCCAGTGTAACGCAGCGTGTACTTCTCCTTGACATAGTAGTTGACAAGCTGACGGTACACATTTTCCAGTTGGTAATTTCCGATTAGAACTCTTCCAGTTGTTAAATAAAACCAAAACTGTAAGAAGTTAGCACCTTGTCGTAGTCAGGGTTATCGAATGTGGCCCTCAAGTTACCAGGGGAGAACATTTTCCCTTCACTGATGGTCGTGGTGTCCTTAACATGCTGCCATTTGCCTGCAACATTTGAAGACCTTCGATTACTATCACATTTCGTACAGATGTTTTATTGGATACTTCAGAACTGAAGCAAACCTTCGTCAAGGAGGAGGAATTCATGTGTTCCAGGACAGTCCTTGAGGGCAACAACGAAAGTGGTGCGAGGGCCGTAGATTCCCATGGCAGCAGCAACTTGGTCGCCACCGGTGACGCCCGTCAGCTTGTCGCCCGGCCAGACACCGAAGATGGTTCCCACGGTGAAGTTGGTGTCCACGATGCTGGAACCGTCGAGGGGATCGAACGCGACACTGAATCCGCCTGCGGGATCACATTATGGCAGAATCAAGCCGATCAGAAATACAGTACAAAATGCCAAATTCTTGACTAGTTTCTGCATTTTCTAACCGTTGGTTAAAATGAAACCTGTGCAAGTTGCGAGCTATTTAAGCTCTGGATCACATTAAAACGAAGAAGCCGGTGACTGGGTAGTTCATATTGCTCTCCAAATTAGGTTAGTATCTATGGCTAGAATCAAAGAGGACACAATGGTTACATGTACTGACATGCTGTTTCAGTGTTGTAGTTCTCTGAAGGTGCGAACGGGAACATATGTTTTGTTCAGTAGCAGTGGCAGTGGTGTTGCTAGTGAAGCACTGAGCACTGTCCAGTACTATATATTCAGGCATAGGAGCTGCGCGCGCTCAGTTAAGAATACACAGTTAAAACATAAGCTGATCGTTGGTCTCCTTAATAATCTTATCGAGATTTGGACTTGTGCTCTGTTTATAGTGACAAGAAATCGAGATGTACCTTCGACTGGGCCACCCATGTCCTGGAGCTCAGGCACTTCCTCGGAGCACGCATACTTGCAGACATGGGAGTACTCCAACGCCTGCATATGTAAGGCAAGTGAGATGGAAAGACGAGACGTGCACGCGCGCGCGTAGAAAGCATTCGATCGATCGCGTCTCACCTCGAAGAGGAGCTTGTCGGCAAGCATGTCAACGGCGAGCTGCTCGTCGCCGAAGGAGTTGACGCACGCCGTGCCGCCGCAGGACGCGGTCCTGACCTTGAAGGCGATCGTCCTCATCGCCTCGCCCATGCAGATGAGCAGCCTGATGAGGTTCTTGTCCGGCGTCGCCTTGGTCAGGAACTCCTCCTGGCACCACACAAAAACCCCCAAAAAAATGTAAGCTTCGCGTAAGCTGGTGCGTGCACACGGCACATCCCACACTGTTGATGGATGTTGTACAACAAGACGCACCAGGCTGTCCCCGATCGCGCACCGGGTGGTGAGCGCCGCGCGGCTCGCCGCCTTGGATTGCCTCCCCGGGAGCGACGTCCTCGCCGTGTTCGCACGCAGCGACTCGCCGTAGAACGAGGTCGCCGGCCTGGCAGCCTGTGCCGCCACATTACCCGTCAGTAATCAGAAAGAAAGAATTGCTTCGCGCCGATGAGCACACAGTACTCTGCAGAACAACATTTGCGCGAACCTTGGGCCTGTAGGACTGCGAGAAGGACATGGCGGCGCAGCACGCTGGGGAGCGCGTGGCGGCCCCGCGGGCGTAACCGGCGGCCGCGACGGTCTCCATTGctgccggctgctgctgctgctgtaaaCGACCGAGTGTAATCTGGCCGGCGCTgacgaggagagagagagagagagagagggagcttAAGATATCGCAAGAGTGGTATTAGCCGTCCTGCGTTTTTACGTCGCGTCCGCAGCGAGCTCGGCCGGGGGATTTGGCAAGGAATGGATCACGCGCGGCGGGCGCACGACTGGACCAGAAAAGCCGTCGCGCGGGAGAAGATAGAGCGCGACCACCGTTCGTGCTTTGTGTGGCCCTCTGCTGCTGGGATGAGCCGACGATCGACGAGATGGAGCGCCCGATcgaccggcccggcccggcccgggggCGTACGGCGCTTCTCCTGTCAACTTGCGCGCTTGCAAGGGACAGACTGGTTGCCACTTCAAGCACACTCAATTTTCAAACTTCAACCAGAGATAAATTTCAGATTCTGCCTAACATAATTACATACACTCCACTTAGATGCTGAGTTTTGTTCTTGTAAATACTTTTCTTCTCTTCTAATCAAATGGCTTTTACCCCTGAAAAATGACATTTGTTGACAGTATCAAATTAGTGAGATAGTGGGGATTATGAGAAGCTATTAGGGTGGCTCACACATAAGATATGTGCTGCTAGCCTGATGACTCGATCTAGTCGACAGCGGTTTCCCACCCCGAACTCTCATCCGGCAAGGGCCTTGTACCCTCTGATTTGTTTCATATATATCTCTTTTTCCGTAACGGGAAAACTGTTCAAGGGTACATATAGAAGGTTTTAGGTCAAAACAAAGGCGGTGGAACAGAAATTGACAAAATTAGACAATCGAGGGGAGCAGGGCCCTCCTTGGCCCGTCAAGCATATAGGGGCGCGCCATGGGTCTTGTACCTCCCCTCTTTGGGCTTCTAAGGTCCATCTTGATCATGTTGAATTTGTATTTGAAATATAGGAATGCTAaattattcctcaattaatttgggagagagagagagagagagagagagcccgtTGTGTTGGAGtttaaggaagtggccgccatcgaTGGCTGCACAGGATGAGAGGTGGGGTGATCAAACAAAGAAGCTTACAAATAGAGTTTTTTCATTCTCTTATTTTATGATCGGGTGGACCTTAGGGGTAGGATGGTCAAAGTCTAGAAAAAATCTATACGAGGGGAAAAGTTTAACTTGGGTACTTGAATATGATTTTGATCTGGTTTTGTATATGCTACATAGTCAACAACATGTCAACTCTGGGAAGTGCCAAATATATGCCCATAGCAATGTTATAGTGGCATATTGAAAATTAAATTTTGGGTTGTGTTTAGCCAATTGGGCAAATTCGCAATGCGACAATAACAATCATATTTCTAATTAACTACTTCACCAGTAAAGTACAAAATATTAGAATAAATAGATAATGGAATCTACAAAATGAATTTAAGATGCCCTCGTAATTTCAGGTCATAGTGAGTAAGATTTTTCAAGAACACGCGCGAGCCTCGCATGTCTTCATTCATTAAGATAGAAAGAGTTTACAACATCAGCACACACAGAGAAACAGAAAAAGGAGGAAGGAAGGGCCATAAACCCCAACCTTCCCACCTAGCGATCTAAGTGATTCCTCCCTGATCTCCGCTTCCGCACAGCTTGGCCGTTCTCCAGAGAAGGAACTTCTCCTTGATCGTCCTGACGAGCTCAGCCGGGAGTACTGCCGCCTTGTCAAAGACCCTAGAATTCCGCTCTAGCCAAAGCTCCCGTGCCACCAGAATCACCAAAGAATTCATCTCCTTTCTATGTTTCTTCGGCGTCGCATTGGACAGCGCTGGCCACCAAGTGCTTAGCCGATCATCTGCAGCGGGCGTGTGTCGATGCATCCTCATGGGGAGCAACACGTGATACCACACCTCTCTAGAAAAAGAGCATTGAAGCGTCAGATGCTCCACCGTTTCCTCCTCCTGGCAGCATAGGGTGCATAGAGGCGGATGCTGCAGCCCTCTCCTGGCGAGGCGATCAGCCGTCCACAGCCTGTCTTTAAGTGCCAGCCACATGTGGATTTTATGCTTGAGTGGTGCACCCGCCGTCCATAGCTCCTTGGCGCCAGGCATCTCAATTCTGCCAATGAAGAACATGTTGTATACAGACTTCGCGGAGTATGCTGCATTGGGTGTAAGGCGCCAGCTAATCACATCAGGTAGTTCTTCATTGACATGCAGGCTGCTTACGGCTTCCCACAGGTCCATGTACTCCACAAGCGCCTGGACGGATGGAGTTCCTTTAATCATATGAGCCCACTCATTCCCAGGCAGGGCCTGGGCCACCGAAGCTTGTAGGCTGGCCGGCTTGATGTGCTTCAACAGGTTTGGCGCGAATTGCGCAACGCTGCGGTTTTGAATCCATGGATCCACCCAGAATTTCAGGCGCTGTCCATCCCCTAGCTGACAGGATATTGCCGCCCGAAACACCTCTTCCGCTTGCTGAGGCAGCGCGAACTGCAGACCCTTCCAGGGCTTGCCTTGATCCTCCAATTCCAGCCAACGCCAGCGTGTTCGTAACGCCAAATTCAGCAACCTTAAGTTCTTCACGCCCAAGCCACCAAAGATCTTCGGAGAGCAGATCATTTCCCATGCCACCGCACACTGCCCTCTTCTTGCTTCAGTAGATGCAGACCAGAAGAATCCCCTCAACAGCTTGTTCACTCTGTCGAAAAACCAAGGGGGCAAGTCGAGGGAGAGCAGGTGGTAGATTGGCGTTGCAGTTAGCGTGGAGTCAACTAGCACTAGCCTGCCACTCCGTTCGAGCATCCCGGCCTTCCACCTGGGCACATGCGCAGCAACCTTGTCCACAAGAGGCTGCAGGTCTCCCTTGGAGAGTCTGACGAGAGATAGGGGAAGTCCCAGTGCTTGTCATCGGAAAATTCTTGATTGGGCATTGGAGAACGTTTAGCAAGTTCTGCAGGTCCATACCCTCGCATCTGATTGGCGAAGCCGAGCTTTTCGCAAGGTTGCATCGCAGCCCGGATGCCTCACCAAAAAGGTGCAGGATTTCCCGTGTAGTTTCAGCCTCCGCCAGAACAGGCTTGATCATGAGGACCACATCATCGGCGAACAAGGACAGCCTATGTCGCATTCCGCTTCGAGCAAGGGGAGCAAATAAGCCATGCTGCTCCGCAAACTTTACCACCGCCGAGAAGACATCCATCACCAATAAGAACAGGGTGGGAGAGATCGGGTCGCCCTGGCGAAGCCCCTTTGCATGCCAGAACTTAGCGCCTGCACTTCCATTGATTAGCACTCTGGTGCTTGCGGTTGACAGGAGCGTTGCCAGGCGCGCAATCCACCTCGGCCCGAATCCTCTGTGTCTCAGAATTTGAACCAGGAACGGCCAGGATACGGAATCAAACGCCTTAGCCATATCGAGTTTCAGCATGAGCGCCGGCATTCTTCTGCGATGGAGGCTGCGGATAGAGTGTTGAACCAAGAAGAAGTTGTCTTGTATGGTTCTTCCCTTGACGAATGCACTCTGATTGTCGTTGACCAGCTGTGGGAGGGGGGAAGCGAGTCGAATGGCCATTGCTTTAGCTACGATCTTGGCAATACTGTGAATCAAACTCACCGGCCTGTAGTCCCCAATGAAAGCAGCCTCTTCCTTTTTTGGCAACAATGTGATGTATGCCTCATTGAGACGTGCGAAGCCCCTGCTGTCCGCTGACTCAAAGCAAGTAATCGCACGCATAATTGCATCCTTGACAGTCGACCAGCAAGACTGGAAGAAGCGCGCCGTGAAGCCGTCCGGTCCTGGTGCCTTGTCCGGCGGAAGCGCCTTTACCGCCGCCCATATCTCCTCCTCAGAGAGCGGAAGTTCAAGCGCCGTAGCGTCCACAGCTGGCAGGTCCAGCATATCCAGATTCAGCGTGAAGTCACGTCGGGACGGCTCGCCAAGCAGTTCAGTATAGTGCTCCGCAGCCAGTTCTTCCATCTGGAGCTGCTCCGTCACCAATTCGTCCCCCTTGCGCAGCCTGAATATGTGGTTCCGTCTTCTGCGATTGCTAGCATGCAAATGAAAGAAAGCAGTATTCGCGTCGCCCTCCTGCAACCACGCAATCCTCGATCGTTGGCGAGCGATGGTTCTCTCCAGGGAAGCTAACCCCAGGACCTTCTTCTTTAGCTGGCTCCGTAGCCAGTGCTCATCATCAGTAAGTTGCCTCCTGTCAGAGGCTTTGTCCAGCTGGAATATAACTTCATTGGCAAGTAGGATTTGCTCTTTAACATTCCCCACACGTCGCTGGCTCCATCTTGTAAGCACTCGCGCAGTCGCTTTGAGCTTGCATTGCAAATCCAGAAACGGATCTTGTTTCTGCTCCTCTTCAAACCAGGCCGCTGCAACTGCCTCTCTGAAACCGCTGATTTTGGGCCAGAAAGCTTGGAAGTGGAACCTAGATTTCCTGTGCATCGACACATTTGTGGACATCATAATCGGACAGTGATCAGACATCGAGGACGAAAGCGCTTGGAGCAGACAGTGCGGGTGTCGTGCGTCCCAATCCACCGTGCAGAACCAACGGTCTAGCTTTTCCATCGTAGGTGTTCTCCTCTCGTTGCTCCACGTGTATCGCCGCCCAATCAGAGGCTGCTCTTTGAGCTCTAAGTCATTTAGCAGTCGTCTAAAACGGCCCATCATCCGCCGATTCAGCATGGCATTGTTTTTGTCCGCCGCATCCAGGATTAGATTGAAGTCGCCCGCTACTGCCCAACATCCTGGAAAGGTTCCGCGAACCGCTCTCAGCTCATCCAAGAAGGGGACTTTAAGCGAATCGTTGGTTGGCCCATATACAGTTGTTAGCGCCCATGGCTCACCGCCAGGGAAGCAGAGTTCCACCGTGACGGAGAACTGATCCACTTGTGAACGAGTGACAATCACCTTGGAAGATTGCCACGCCACGATGATCCCGCCAGCGGTGTTCACCGCGGGCAGGGCAACGAAGGAATCAAAACACGGACCCAGAATTCTTCGGACCGCGAAAATGTCTACCGCCGCAAGTTTGGACTCCACCATGCATACCACCGAGGCCGCAGCCTCCTCCACTGCCGCTCTCACCACCGTCCCTCTGTTTACCGCATTCAACCCACGGGGGTTCCACACCACAATATTTTCGTTTTGCATATTCATGGGAAACAACCTGCTGTAACCACGGTCCTATCCACCAAGGATCAGACGAACATGTCCTCTGGCCCAGAGGCGTCGAGGAAGAACAGCTTGGCCAGTGCTTCGATCCTAGCCTGTGAAAGGGGCCCCTGGAAGAATTGGGCATATTTGTCCAGGCAGTCAACTGGCGGTTCGCCCTCTACATTACAGATTCCCAGTCTTGTCATCAGCACCTGCTGCGCGCGCTTGAGGATGGTAGTGGGCTGCGTCCTCGATTTGACGGCGATGCGGGCGCTCCTTCTGCATTGCTCTTCGGGAACGAATAGGCGTCTTCTTCTGCCCCGCTGGACATTAGGCATGGGAAGGAGCGGGTTGTCGATGTGTTGCCGGATCTGCAACAAGACGTTTTGCAGCTGCCCAGATGTAGCCAACCCACTACCCAAGTCCACCGGTGTGCTTGGCAGGGCGCCCGCTGCCCTGCACTGTGGCCGGGGGGTGAGAGAAGCACTTCTTCGCGAGTGATTATGCGAGGCTGCCCTGGCCGGAGATGCGGAGCGTGCGCGACACGGGGACCCCTCCCTAGACCTGGACTGGTGGGCGATAGAGTGTCCATGGCCCGGATCCTCCTCAACCTCCAGAAGAGCCGGCTGTGAGTCCGGCACACAGCTTTCGTGCACAGAGGATCCCCCCTCTCTGGCTGGGGGGCAGGAAGCTTCCCGAGACGACCAACGATCCGATACGCTCAGATCCCCAAACAGACCTCCACGGCCGATCCCAACGACAGAATCCGCGATCTCCTCCTGCCACAACGGTCCAAGCACCAAGGTGGGGGACAGCCCATCCTCTGTCCTCACATCAGAGCTGGGAGCCCACCTGCTCTTTAGCTGGACGGAGCCACAGGAGGATGCCTCGTGTCCGCATCCCATTGGATTCGTACTGTGCCCAGCTCCACTACGCCCTGCAAGCCTGCTTTCCGCTTGGCTGTTAGCGGCGTGGCGGACCGCACATGGCCCACTTTGACCGGCGCCGGCCCCACCAACGGTCGGAATACGAACAGTGTCTGCTGGCGTCGGCGACATCGAGCCGCCGTCATGCCGCTGGTGAAGGAGTCACCCCCGAAATCCGACgagtccggaacctcctccggcgGCGAAAAACCTCCTCTTCCGCCACTCGAGGGACCGCTTGACGGAGGCGGAGACGGAGACCgtcgcggcggtggtggtggcggcggcggtggttgatGCACAGGGCCGGACTCCTctccaggagcaggagcagcctcCACCGAGCGCCGGATACGCACCTCGTACCGTAGCGCCCGCGCCCTGCGCATGGGCGGCGCACCCCGGTGCCTACCACCCGGTCGCGTCTCCATCGCCGGCTCCTCCACGAACAGCCACCTCGAAGAGGGCAAGCTTTCTGGATCCGGGGTGCGCACCCAGATCTTGAAGGCAGACATGTCGTCCCTCCTCGCCGTCTGGGCGTCCACATCGACGACGAAGCCGAAACCCTCCATGAGAACGTCCGCCGTGCGCCGGTTCCACGCGTGCCCAGGAACCCCAAAGAGCTCCAAGGGAACCAGGAACGGCAGCTCAACCGCGGTGGCGTGAGCCTGCCGGATCCACCCACGCAGCGATAGGGAGAACCGGGGGGCATGAGCCAGCCCCTGGCCACCATCCTATCCCGCAAACGCCTATCTCCGCAGAGCACCAGGAAGTCCTCCGGAGAGAACGACCTGATGGACATGTCACTTGGCCCGACGCCAAACTCCGTGTGCAGCAACGCCGCCGCGCTCGCCAGATCCACAACCGGCCGAGTCCCAGTGATGGTGACCACCACAGCCCGCCGCAGCTGCTCCTCCATATGATGTATTTCTTCAGAGAACTCGAGGTTGCATGGCCTGGCCGGCGGCGTTGCCGGCGGCTGCGGCTgacgcggcgccgccgccgcgtgcgccCTGGACTGGCCAAAGGGCACGCTGAAGGAGGGGCCACGCGCCGAGCTTTCCTCCGAGCCCTCGCGCACCACGTTGCTCCACGAGCGATCCAACCGCACCGCCCCAGGAGGCGGCGGCCCCGGAGGTGGCGGTGGAAGCACCTGCCTTTCAgggcctgccgcgccgccagCAAGGTTTCCGGGCG contains:
- the LOC124667128 gene encoding sedoheptulose-1,7-bisphosphatase, chloroplastic gives rise to the protein METVAAAGYARGAATRSPACCAAMSFSQSYRPKAARPATSFYGESLRANTARTSLPGRQSKAASRAALTTRCAIGDSLEEFLTKATPDKNLIRLLICMGEAMRTIAFKVRTASCGGTACVNSFGDEQLAVDMLADKLLFEALEYSHVCKYACSEEVPELQDMGGPVEGGFSVAFDPLDGSSIVDTNFTVGTIFGVWPGDKLTGVTGGDQVAAAMGIYGPRTTFVVALKDCPGTHEFLLLDEGKWQHVKDTTTISEGKMFSPGNLRATFDNPDYDKLVNYYVKEKYTLRYTGGMVPDVNQIIVKEKGIFTNVTSPTAKAKLRLLFEVAPLGFLIEKAGGHSSDGKQSVLDKVITQLDERTQVAYGSKNEIIRFEETLYGSSRLASAAVGATV